From one Thermatribacter velox genomic stretch:
- a CDS encoding VanW family protein, with product MYRSFLVMVAAALAAALLLLSFVSNHSPKEVSIHLWEYDLSNLKRSELLPFLELVNKDWLSQPFQVKVQNKSFLFPKKELGWKLNLVATRKAILEATTPQVTPVFDYDPEATLQWLQELARETMLPPKDASRLGNKIIRGQTEKSINAEVALQKITQAIEQGKSEVELTLVESRPPRKNTEQVLEEIGCPYLLASFQTSCQNKEEGALFNIQKAAQTIDGLIIERDKLFSFNEVVGEAGKEDGYREAPVFVNGNLSTGFGGGICQVVSTLYNALLLTEAQIIERHPHSGYYPETAYVPPGRDAAVSYGYKDFRFRFANQKVVIFAEVDENQMLTVSIWGEKENHLQRSFKTEVLATQKAEEGKAFLTVRTTVFENGNPLLSYQDTYLTSEEFAKELSETY from the coding sequence GTGTATAGAAGTTTCTTAGTGATGGTAGCCGCAGCGCTGGCTGCGGCGCTTTTGCTTCTGTCGTTTGTCAGCAATCATTCCCCAAAAGAGGTCAGTATCCACCTCTGGGAATATGACCTTTCCAACCTGAAAAGGAGTGAGCTCCTCCCCTTCTTGGAACTGGTCAACAAGGACTGGTTGAGCCAACCCTTCCAGGTGAAGGTACAAAACAAGTCGTTTCTATTTCCCAAAAAAGAGCTGGGATGGAAGCTGAACCTCGTGGCAACCCGGAAAGCAATTCTTGAGGCCACAACGCCTCAAGTAACCCCGGTTTTTGACTACGACCCTGAAGCAACCCTGCAATGGCTCCAGGAACTCGCTCGGGAAACTATGCTCCCTCCAAAAGACGCTTCACGTTTGGGAAACAAAATCATAAGGGGCCAGACCGAAAAAAGCATTAATGCCGAAGTAGCTTTACAGAAAATAACTCAGGCTATCGAACAGGGCAAAAGCGAGGTAGAGCTCACTCTGGTAGAATCCAGACCTCCTCGGAAAAACACTGAGCAGGTGCTCGAAGAAATAGGGTGCCCATATCTTCTGGCTTCTTTCCAAACTTCCTGTCAGAACAAAGAAGAAGGTGCACTTTTTAACATTCAGAAAGCAGCACAGACTATTGATGGTTTAATCATCGAACGCGATAAGCTTTTCTCTTTTAATGAAGTGGTGGGAGAAGCCGGAAAAGAAGACGGTTATCGGGAAGCTCCCGTTTTCGTGAACGGAAACCTGAGCACTGGTTTCGGAGGAGGCATCTGTCAGGTGGTATCTACCCTTTATAACGCTCTTTTGCTTACCGAAGCCCAAATCATTGAACGCCATCCTCATTCTGGTTACTACCCGGAAACCGCTTATGTGCCACCTGGAAGAGACGCAGCGGTAAGTTACGGATATAAGGATTTTCGCTTCCGGTTCGCAAACCAGAAAGTGGTCATATTTGCTGAAGTGGACGAAAACCAGATGCTCACCGTATCCATATGGGGAGAAAAAGAAAACCACCTGCAGCGGTCCTTTAAAACCGAGGTTTTAGCCACTCAAAAGGCAGAGGAAGGGAAAGCCTTTTTAACTGTGCGTACTACTGTTTTTGAAAACGGAAACCCTCTTCTCAGCTACCAAGATACCTACTTAACCAGCGAAGAATTCGCAAAAGAACTCTCCGAGACCTACTGA
- the fabF gene encoding beta-ketoacyl-ACP synthase II, which produces MKRRVVVTGLGVISPVGTGKDNFWQALLEGRSGIRRIEAFDPTDFDSQIAGEVRDFDPDKFLSRKEARRMDRFSQFAVCASMMAIEDAGLDITRIDRNLIGVILGSGIGGIKTFEEQHRTLLEKGPSKVSPFFIPMMIVNMGAANVAIQLGLKGPNSCVSTACEASTHALGEALRIIQLGEADWMIAVGAEASITPISLAGFCAMKALSMRNHEPERASRPFDRDRDGFVMAEGAAALLLEAEEVARERGARIYAELKGYASTCDAYHITAPDPEGSGAARAMLYAMQDAGIEPQDVDYINAHGTSTPLNDRMETLAIKRAFGEHAYSIKISSIKSMVGHLLGAAGAIEAAATVLSVYHGVIPPTINLENPDPECDLDYTPQKSVTCSIRHALSNSFGFGGHNGTLVFGRYGER; this is translated from the coding sequence TTGAAAAGAAGAGTAGTTGTTACTGGACTGGGAGTAATCAGTCCGGTAGGTACCGGGAAAGATAATTTCTGGCAAGCACTGCTTGAAGGTCGTTCAGGCATCAGGCGAATAGAAGCTTTTGACCCCACTGACTTTGACTCGCAAATCGCTGGCGAGGTACGGGATTTTGACCCAGATAAATTCCTTTCTCGCAAAGAAGCTCGTAGGATGGATCGTTTCTCCCAGTTTGCAGTATGTGCTTCAATGATGGCCATTGAAGATGCAGGCCTGGATATTACGCGCATAGACCGTAACCTCATCGGGGTAATCTTAGGTTCGGGCATCGGAGGTATTAAAACCTTTGAAGAGCAGCATAGGACCTTATTGGAAAAGGGACCATCCAAGGTCAGTCCTTTCTTTATTCCTATGATGATTGTTAATATGGGAGCAGCCAATGTAGCTATTCAACTGGGTCTCAAGGGGCCAAATAGTTGTGTTTCCACGGCCTGTGAAGCTTCAACCCATGCCCTGGGCGAGGCGCTGCGCATCATTCAACTTGGAGAAGCTGACTGGATGATTGCGGTAGGTGCTGAGGCTTCCATAACACCCATTTCTCTGGCAGGGTTCTGTGCTATGAAAGCACTATCAATGCGCAACCATGAGCCAGAAAGGGCTTCTCGTCCTTTCGACCGGGACCGCGACGGCTTTGTGATGGCTGAAGGTGCTGCCGCCCTTTTACTTGAGGCAGAAGAAGTGGCCAGGGAAAGAGGTGCTCGTATATACGCTGAGCTGAAAGGATATGCATCCACCTGCGATGCTTATCATATTACTGCTCCGGACCCGGAAGGCAGCGGAGCGGCCCGTGCCATGCTTTACGCCATGCAGGATGCAGGAATTGAACCCCAGGATGTTGATTATATAAATGCCCATGGTACTTCCACACCACTTAACGATCGTATGGAAACCCTGGCCATAAAGCGCGCTTTCGGGGAGCATGCGTATTCCATCAAGATAAGTTCCATTAAATCGATGGTGGGCCACCTCCTTGGAGCAGCTGGGGCTATCGAAGCTGCAGCTACGGTTTTGTCGGTCTACCATGGAGTGATTCCTCCTACCATTAACCTTGAAAATCCGGATCCAGAATGCGACCTTGATTACACGCCCCAAAAGAGTGTGACCTGCTCCATTCGTCATGCCCTTTCTAATTCTTTTGGTTTTGGTGGGCACAACGGAACGCTGGTTTTTGGAAGGTATGGTGAACGCTGA
- a CDS encoding beta-ketoacyl-ACP synthase III — MERFFAKVSGVGSYVPSKVLTNQDLEKMVDTSDEWITTRTGIKERRIASPQETTSSLALEAARRALQMAQVDPQELDLILVATVTPDMAFPATACLLQRELGAPRAACFDLEAGCTGFVYALVVAEKYLIGGGGNKALVVGAETLSKIVDWEDRATCVLFGDGAGACILEKTDHPGLLASYLGSDGGGAHLLELPAGGSRMPASKESVEGRMHYIKMNGNEVFKFAVRIMEEASKEVARRAGIGLEEVALFIPHQANIRIIDSAARRLKIPQEKIFVNVHKYGNTSSASIPIALDEAYREGRIKDGDLLLLVGFGAGLTWGSTVIRW, encoded by the coding sequence TTGGAGAGATTTTTTGCAAAGGTGAGTGGTGTTGGTTCTTATGTCCCGAGCAAGGTTTTAACCAATCAGGACCTTGAAAAGATGGTGGATACCAGCGATGAATGGATAACCACACGCACTGGGATTAAGGAGAGGAGAATAGCTTCGCCTCAAGAAACAACTTCCTCACTGGCTCTTGAGGCCGCTCGTCGAGCTTTGCAAATGGCCCAGGTTGACCCTCAAGAACTGGATTTGATACTGGTGGCTACGGTTACACCGGATATGGCTTTCCCCGCTACGGCCTGCCTTTTGCAGCGTGAACTGGGTGCTCCTCGAGCAGCCTGTTTTGATCTTGAAGCTGGATGTACTGGTTTTGTTTACGCGCTGGTTGTAGCTGAAAAATACCTGATTGGGGGTGGAGGCAACAAAGCTCTGGTGGTTGGCGCAGAAACGCTTTCCAAAATTGTAGATTGGGAAGACCGTGCTACCTGTGTCCTGTTTGGAGATGGGGCAGGAGCCTGTATACTTGAGAAAACGGATCATCCAGGTTTACTGGCTTCTTACCTGGGTAGCGACGGTGGGGGTGCACATCTTTTGGAACTTCCAGCGGGAGGTTCCCGCATGCCGGCTTCAAAGGAAAGCGTGGAAGGGCGAATGCATTACATCAAGATGAATGGTAATGAGGTGTTCAAGTTTGCAGTAAGAATAATGGAGGAAGCCTCGAAAGAGGTGGCCAGAAGGGCTGGCATAGGGCTTGAAGAGGTTGCTCTGTTTATTCCTCATCAAGCCAATATACGAATCATCGATTCTGCAGCTCGAAGGCTGAAGATTCCCCAGGAGAAAATTTTTGTTAACGTGCACAAATACGGCAACACTTCCTCCGCCTCTATTCCCATTGCTCTTGACGAAGCCTATCGTGAAGGAAGAATTAAGGATGGTGATTTACTGTTGCTGGTTGGTTTTGGTGCAGGTTTAACCTGGGGTTCTACAGTCATCCGGTGGTGA
- the plsY gene encoding glycerol-3-phosphate 1-O-acyltransferase PlsY — protein MPWWLILIINYLLGSLPCGLIVGWVLRGVDIRKFGSGNIGATNVSRVVGFKGALLAGVLDALKGFVGAYLASVFLPHPGWWLVAVFLIVIGHNWSIFLGFRGGKGVATTLGVLFYLSWPAASLCFLAWVVAVALTRYSSLGSLTGAALMPVFLVLFGRPWHFVFWGILAAVLVFIRHRENIRRLISGQELKIGQKKERD, from the coding sequence ATGCCCTGGTGGCTTATCCTGATCATTAATTATCTCCTGGGCTCTTTGCCCTGCGGTCTCATCGTGGGTTGGGTGTTGCGGGGTGTTGATATAAGAAAGTTTGGAAGCGGCAACATTGGTGCTACCAACGTTTCCCGGGTGGTGGGTTTTAAAGGAGCTTTACTGGCAGGAGTTCTTGATGCCCTGAAGGGGTTTGTGGGTGCCTATTTAGCCAGTGTTTTTCTCCCTCATCCTGGCTGGTGGCTGGTGGCGGTCTTCCTGATTGTAATCGGTCATAACTGGTCGATTTTTCTGGGCTTCAGGGGTGGCAAAGGTGTGGCGACCACTCTGGGAGTGCTTTTTTATCTTTCCTGGCCTGCAGCTTCCCTGTGTTTCCTTGCCTGGGTAGTGGCGGTGGCTCTGACTCGCTATTCCTCGCTGGGTTCCCTCACTGGAGCGGCTCTGATGCCCGTTTTTCTGGTGTTGTTTGGTCGTCCCTGGCATTTTGTGTTCTGGGGAATACTTGCTGCGGTGCTCGTGTTTATAAGGCACAGAGAAAACATTCGCCGATTGATTTCTGGACAAGAACTAAAAATCGGCCAGAAAAAGGAGCGTGATTGA
- a CDS encoding polysaccharide deacetylase family protein, with translation MRLQFAFLGLIALWIIVFGSNRAFTFEFDGKTEVYGLNQVRVITRAQVEDKVVALTFDDAPAPALPEILEVLNKREVKATFFIIGAQAQRYPELLKEIVLQGHELGNHSFSHNFDDSQKLEAMIQDIKKCEQVIFDLTGRIPLYFRPPGGFLNDRVKEACGRTGYSILMWSLDTRDWALSDCKEQIMENLLAGLSPGDIILLHVVPQTASLLDEMIAALTEEGYRILPLSCLLSGAYGR, from the coding sequence ATGCGTCTTCAGTTTGCGTTTTTGGGGTTGATTGCTCTCTGGATCATAGTTTTTGGAAGTAATAGAGCTTTTACCTTTGAATTTGACGGGAAAACAGAAGTTTACGGCTTGAACCAAGTGAGGGTGATCACCCGGGCGCAGGTAGAGGATAAAGTGGTGGCTTTGACCTTTGATGATGCTCCAGCTCCGGCTCTTCCGGAGATTCTGGAGGTTTTGAATAAAAGAGAGGTTAAAGCCACCTTTTTTATTATTGGTGCGCAAGCTCAAAGATATCCGGAGTTGCTCAAGGAAATAGTTTTGCAGGGTCACGAGTTGGGAAATCATTCTTTTTCACATAACTTTGATGATTCTCAAAAGCTGGAAGCAATGATTCAGGATATCAAAAAGTGTGAGCAAGTGATTTTTGACCTTACAGGCCGTATCCCCTTGTATTTCAGACCACCTGGAGGATTTCTTAACGATCGGGTAAAGGAAGCCTGTGGGCGTACTGGCTACAGTATTTTGATGTGGTCTCTGGATACCAGGGACTGGGCACTAAGCGATTGCAAAGAGCAAATTATGGAGAATTTACTTGCTGGTCTTTCTCCGGGTGATATTATTCTTCTCCATGTGGTTCCCCAGACTGCTTCTTTATTGGATGAGATGATTGCTGCACTTACTGAAGAGGGATATCGGATATTGCCTTTGTCCTGTCTTTTGAGTGGAGCTTATGGGCGTTGA
- a CDS encoding uroporphyrinogen decarboxylase family protein — MTEKERILRAIEYRDIDKVPHHIDFTIPAREKMARFLGDNGFLDKWGNHLAFIKAIPPHGFSEIKPGFVRDEWGVVWDRHIDPDIGNPTPILEKPSLSGYRFPDPDDPRRFEAIPDFVEKNRNKFLLLRQTYTLFERAWSLRGMENLLSDMVMNPDFVEDLLDHINYFNLRVIDQALDMGLDGVHFGDDWGWQQGLIMGPHLWRKFIKPRLAELIALAKKKGKKATLHSCGKVQEILPDLVEIGLDVFNPFQPEVMDIFAIKRQYQGRLAFWGGISIQRLLPFGTPEEVRREVKRIIEEIGKSGGYIAAPSHALPKDIPCENILAMMEVIWNQ; from the coding sequence GTGACTGAAAAAGAACGGATACTGAGGGCCATAGAATACAGGGACATCGATAAAGTCCCTCACCACATTGATTTTACCATCCCTGCTCGGGAGAAGATGGCCCGCTTTCTTGGGGACAATGGCTTTCTTGATAAGTGGGGAAATCACTTAGCTTTTATAAAGGCAATTCCTCCTCACGGTTTTTCAGAAATCAAACCTGGTTTTGTGCGGGATGAATGGGGAGTGGTTTGGGACCGCCACATTGACCCGGATATAGGGAATCCCACCCCGATTCTGGAGAAGCCCTCGCTTTCTGGATACCGTTTTCCTGATCCTGATGACCCCCGCCGCTTTGAAGCAATACCTGATTTTGTAGAGAAAAACCGCAATAAGTTCCTGCTTTTGCGCCAGACCTACACCCTGTTTGAGCGAGCCTGGAGCCTGCGAGGGATGGAGAACCTGCTTTCTGATATGGTTATGAACCCAGATTTTGTGGAAGACCTGCTCGACCACATCAACTATTTCAACCTGCGGGTTATCGACCAAGCTCTGGATATGGGGCTGGACGGAGTACATTTTGGGGATGACTGGGGCTGGCAGCAGGGCCTTATCATGGGTCCTCACCTGTGGAGGAAGTTCATAAAGCCCCGCCTTGCAGAACTCATTGCTCTTGCTAAGAAAAAGGGTAAAAAAGCAACTCTTCACTCCTGTGGCAAAGTTCAGGAAATTCTTCCTGACCTGGTGGAAATTGGGCTTGACGTTTTTAACCCCTTTCAGCCTGAAGTGATGGATATTTTTGCCATTAAAAGGCAATATCAGGGCAGGCTTGCTTTCTGGGGAGGCATAAGCATTCAGCGTCTTTTGCCTTTTGGTACTCCAGAGGAAGTGAGAAGGGAGGTAAAAAGAATCATCGAGGAAATAGGTAAAAGCGGGGGCTATATTGCCGCTCCTTCCCATGCTTTACCCAAAGACATTCCCTGTGAGAACATTCTGGCTATGATGGAGGTCATCTGGAATCAGTAG
- the fabZ gene encoding 3-hydroxyacyl-ACP dehydratase FabZ, with product MELDVRQIQEILPHRFPFLLVDRIVALEENRVVGIKNVTVNEWFFQGHFPGRPVMPGVLILESMAQVGATMMMNMEEFRNCIPYFTTLENVRFRRPVVPGDQLVMELTLLKLKRRMGKLSGVARVGDQVVAEAEIGFSLVEAKEE from the coding sequence ATGGAACTTGATGTTAGACAGATTCAGGAAATACTACCGCATCGCTTTCCGTTCCTCCTGGTTGATAGAATAGTTGCGCTGGAAGAAAACCGGGTAGTGGGTATTAAAAACGTTACCGTCAACGAGTGGTTTTTCCAAGGACATTTTCCTGGACGACCGGTTATGCCCGGAGTTTTGATTCTGGAAAGCATGGCCCAGGTCGGAGCAACCATGATGATGAACATGGAGGAATTTCGAAACTGCATTCCTTACTTTACGACTCTTGAAAATGTTCGCTTCAGAAGGCCTGTAGTGCCCGGTGACCAGCTGGTCATGGAGCTTACCCTTTTGAAGCTTAAACGGAGAATGGGGAAACTTAGTGGAGTAGCTCGAGTTGGTGACCAGGTTGTGGCCGAAGCAGAGATTGGTTTTTCCCTGGTGGAAGCTAAGGAGGAATAG
- a CDS encoding SurA N-terminal domain-containing protein, giving the protein MMRSLRKNLDVILIIVVVAFAVTIYYGYGAYRRSGRTTQAAAATVNNTVITFSELDAAFRNLLSRYDSKTLNQMDEKAFEFLRMMTLENLINNELLYQEARSRKIKVSAQEIEEQLNAIKANFPSEKEFNDFLSYQRLSLPVLRESIKRELMIQKLIDSLAQDIEIPEEEIQKYYNEHISLFTTPAQYHLRQITVPSQEEADKALKRIYLGEDFSKVAQEISQDQYASNGGDLGWVSEALIPEEARGAIKELADRPNAVTGVIKIGDLYRIYQVLEFKPEQVTPFEEAKEDIRKILENEQKNVRLEHLISELREKSTITISEALKSQESQEAESESTPQGASSEDQTPATSENNTEESTP; this is encoded by the coding sequence ATGATGAGAAGCTTGCGTAAAAACCTGGATGTAATACTGATTATAGTAGTAGTTGCTTTTGCAGTAACCATTTACTATGGTTATGGAGCATACAGGCGTTCGGGGAGAACCACTCAGGCAGCAGCTGCGACAGTCAATAATACGGTTATTACCTTTTCAGAGCTCGATGCAGCCTTTCGAAATCTTCTCTCTCGTTACGACAGCAAGACCTTGAACCAGATGGATGAAAAAGCTTTTGAGTTCTTGCGCATGATGACGCTTGAAAATCTCATCAACAATGAACTGCTTTACCAGGAGGCTCGTTCCAGAAAAATCAAGGTTTCTGCTCAGGAAATAGAGGAGCAACTCAACGCCATTAAGGCCAACTTCCCCTCTGAAAAGGAATTTAACGATTTTCTGAGTTACCAGCGCCTCAGCCTGCCCGTCCTCCGTGAATCCATAAAGCGAGAGCTTATGATTCAAAAACTCATCGATTCCCTTGCTCAAGACATCGAAATTCCAGAAGAAGAAATCCAAAAATATTACAATGAACATATCAGCCTGTTCACTACTCCTGCCCAGTATCACCTGCGCCAGATAACCGTCCCCTCACAGGAAGAAGCCGATAAAGCCCTCAAACGCATTTATCTGGGGGAAGACTTTTCTAAGGTGGCTCAGGAAATATCCCAAGACCAGTATGCCTCAAACGGTGGAGACCTGGGCTGGGTCAGCGAAGCCCTGATTCCGGAAGAGGCACGAGGTGCTATAAAAGAACTCGCTGACCGACCGAACGCAGTCACTGGAGTTATTAAAATAGGAGACCTTTACCGCATTTATCAGGTTCTTGAGTTCAAACCAGAACAGGTTACCCCATTTGAAGAAGCTAAAGAAGATATACGCAAAATACTGGAAAATGAGCAGAAAAACGTTCGCCTGGAGCACTTGATTTCTGAACTCCGCGAAAAGAGTACCATCACCATTTCAGAAGCTCTGAAATCTCAGGAAAGCCAGGAAGCAGAAAGCGAGAGCACCCCTCAAGGAGCATCTTCTGAAGACCAAACACCGGCTACTTCAGAAAACAATACCGAAGAAAGCACTCCTTGA
- a CDS encoding aldo/keto reductase, which translates to MEKRKLGSTELELSLLGLGGFHLVELLFEDAVRLINLYLDLGGNYLETAELYGHGDSEKKVGEVLKTRRKECVVATKSRSRKKEEILLSIEGSLKRLNTDCLDLFFIHELNRFETLEEILAPGGALEGLEKARKDGKIRYLAFSNHVTPEVAVKALESYPFDALMIPLNYFDRFNFPGWEEEVIPLAQSKGVGILAMKPFADGFLWRNFEQALRYTLSLPVSCVVLGANTEEYLRKDIAVVENFTPMSEKEKEKEEEEWFRSAPELGNYVCRQCGECLPCPQGIDIPRIFLLEGQYDRQMQDGIVRDPAEYALRDRLRFWFGNQDYAQKAYSELSRNVLSCNQCGECEKRCPYGIAVVRKLNIAHAKLTDQRPPGYNRIF; encoded by the coding sequence ATGGAGAAAAGAAAACTGGGCAGCACCGAGCTTGAACTTTCTCTTCTGGGTCTGGGTGGTTTTCACCTGGTAGAACTTCTTTTCGAGGACGCAGTGCGTCTTATCAACCTGTATCTGGACCTGGGAGGGAATTACCTTGAGACTGCCGAGCTTTATGGGCATGGGGATTCGGAAAAGAAAGTTGGTGAAGTTTTGAAAACCCGGAGAAAAGAGTGTGTGGTGGCCACCAAGTCAAGGAGTAGAAAAAAGGAGGAGATACTCCTTTCTATCGAAGGCAGTTTGAAAAGGTTAAACACTGACTGCCTGGACCTTTTCTTTATTCATGAACTCAACCGCTTTGAAACGCTTGAAGAAATTCTTGCTCCTGGTGGTGCACTGGAAGGGCTCGAGAAAGCCAGAAAGGACGGAAAAATTCGTTATCTCGCCTTTTCAAACCATGTGACACCAGAAGTTGCCGTGAAGGCACTGGAGAGTTATCCATTCGATGCGCTGATGATTCCCCTCAATTACTTTGACCGCTTCAATTTTCCAGGCTGGGAGGAGGAAGTTATTCCCCTCGCCCAAAGCAAAGGAGTGGGCATTCTGGCTATGAAGCCCTTTGCAGATGGTTTTCTGTGGCGTAATTTTGAGCAGGCTTTGCGCTACACTCTTTCTCTTCCAGTAAGCTGTGTGGTCCTGGGTGCTAATACTGAGGAGTATTTGAGAAAGGACATTGCCGTGGTGGAGAATTTCACTCCCATGAGCGAGAAAGAGAAAGAGAAAGAGGAAGAGGAATGGTTCCGTAGTGCACCGGAGCTTGGCAATTATGTGTGCCGTCAGTGTGGGGAATGTCTTCCCTGTCCCCAGGGCATCGATATCCCTCGGATTTTCCTACTCGAAGGTCAATACGACCGTCAGATGCAGGATGGAATAGTGCGTGACCCTGCTGAATATGCTCTCCGGGATCGGTTGCGTTTCTGGTTTGGCAACCAGGATTATGCACAGAAAGCATATTCGGAGCTTTCAAGAAACGTGCTTTCCTGCAACCAGTGTGGAGAGTGTGAGAAGCGTTGCCCCTATGGTATTGCTGTAGTAAGGAAACTCAACATTGCTCATGCCAAGCTTACTGACCAGAGACCTCCAGGTTATAACCGCATCTTTTAG
- the melA gene encoding alpha-galactosidase, whose translation MKITFIGAGSLIFTQRLLMDLVSFPFPKEEIEVALVDIDTKRLSYIERIARRLFRENGLGENQIFATTERREALPGTDYVFISILVGGIEVIQKDIEIPLKYGVDQCIGDTIGPGGVFRALRTTPVILDICRDIEELCSEAVILNYTNPMSILCWVVKEKFPELAFYGLCHSVQHTARQLASYLGVPFEEIEYWVAGINHQAWFLELRHKGEDLYPRLRKAADRMELWVQDTTRFEMFKHLGYFVTESSGHNSEYNPWFRKRKDLLEKFTPGGGWNGETGFILKLYGTDRERYEEELEAIASGEKEIDVSESDEYGIKIIYALESGETFRANINLPNKGLITNLPGECIVEVPCFVERLGIRPASVGDLPLQLAALNRMVVQSQEMAVKGILEKKRDYIYYSLYYDPLTSAVLSLDEIKSMVDEMFEAEKEYLPDYWF comes from the coding sequence ATGAAAATCACTTTTATTGGCGCTGGAAGCTTGATCTTTACTCAGAGATTGCTCATGGATCTTGTTTCTTTCCCTTTTCCGAAAGAAGAAATTGAGGTAGCGCTGGTTGATATTGATACTAAGCGCTTGAGCTATATTGAGAGAATTGCACGTCGCCTGTTTAGAGAAAACGGCCTTGGCGAGAATCAGATTTTTGCTACCACCGAGAGGAGAGAAGCACTTCCGGGTACGGATTATGTGTTTATCTCTATTCTGGTGGGTGGTATTGAGGTTATTCAAAAAGATATCGAAATACCGCTTAAATATGGTGTAGACCAGTGTATTGGAGATACCATAGGACCGGGTGGGGTATTCAGAGCTTTAAGGACCACACCAGTGATTCTGGATATATGCCGGGACATAGAAGAGTTGTGCTCTGAAGCAGTGATTCTCAACTACACTAATCCCATGTCGATTTTATGCTGGGTGGTAAAGGAGAAATTCCCCGAGCTTGCTTTTTACGGCCTGTGCCATAGTGTCCAGCATACTGCCAGACAACTTGCTTCTTACCTCGGAGTACCCTTTGAAGAGATTGAATACTGGGTAGCCGGGATAAACCACCAGGCATGGTTTTTAGAATTGCGCCATAAAGGAGAAGACCTGTATCCCCGCTTAAGGAAAGCTGCTGATAGAATGGAGCTCTGGGTTCAGGATACCACCCGGTTTGAGATGTTTAAACATCTTGGGTATTTTGTTACCGAAAGTAGCGGACATAATTCAGAATATAATCCCTGGTTTCGCAAGAGGAAAGATCTTTTGGAAAAATTTACTCCGGGTGGAGGATGGAATGGAGAAACCGGCTTTATATTGAAACTCTATGGCACAGATAGGGAAAGGTATGAAGAAGAACTGGAAGCAATTGCCAGTGGAGAGAAGGAGATTGATGTTTCAGAAAGTGACGAGTACGGGATAAAGATAATCTATGCACTGGAGAGTGGAGAGACTTTCCGGGCAAACATTAATCTTCCCAACAAAGGATTAATTACTAATTTACCTGGGGAATGTATTGTGGAGGTACCTTGCTTTGTTGAAAGGCTGGGTATCAGACCTGCTTCTGTGGGTGATTTGCCCCTACAGCTTGCTGCTTTGAACCGAATGGTGGTTCAGAGTCAGGAAATGGCTGTAAAAGGCATTCTCGAAAAGAAAAGAGACTACATATATTATTCACTGTACTATGACCCCCTCACTTCGGCGGTGCTCTCACTCGATGAAATCAAAAGCATGGTTGATGAAATGTTTGAAGCTGAGAAAGAATATCTTCCCGATTACTGGTTCTGA
- the trxA gene encoding thioredoxin, whose amino-acid sequence MAGNVVEVNQDNFKQEVLESELPVLVDFWASWCMPCRMLAPIVEEIAEEWAGKVKVAKLNTDQSPSVAQQYGIHAIPTLIIFKNGQEVERLVGYLPKRSIEQKLKAVV is encoded by the coding sequence ATGGCAGGAAACGTTGTGGAAGTTAATCAGGATAATTTTAAGCAGGAGGTTCTCGAATCCGAGCTTCCCGTGCTGGTTGATTTTTGGGCTTCCTGGTGCATGCCTTGCCGTATGTTAGCCCCTATTGTGGAGGAAATCGCCGAGGAGTGGGCTGGTAAGGTTAAGGTAGCCAAGCTTAACACCGATCAGTCTCCCTCTGTGGCCCAGCAGTATGGCATCCATGCCATTCCTACCTTAATCATTTTTAAGAACGGTCAGGAAGTGGAACGACTGGTAGGATACCTTCCCAAAAGAAGCATTGAGCAAAAGCTAAAAGCCGTTGTTTGA
- a CDS encoding OsmC family protein, with protein sequence MAYVELTAQKGKVEARIGEATIHFKSSGAESETGHWPTEYILAALGSCFAGTAFAYAKTKNFPLEKVTARIKGELADAPSRIAKIEMEVEMEGNLTPQERERILKAAERACTVMNTLRQGVEQIEARLAF encoded by the coding sequence ATGGCCTATGTAGAACTCACTGCCCAAAAAGGAAAGGTTGAAGCCCGGATTGGCGAAGCAACCATTCATTTCAAAAGCAGTGGTGCGGAAAGTGAAACCGGCCACTGGCCCACCGAATATATTCTGGCAGCGCTGGGGAGCTGTTTTGCAGGCACCGCCTTTGCTTATGCGAAAACCAAAAACTTCCCTCTTGAAAAGGTAACTGCTCGCATCAAAGGAGAGCTGGCTGATGCCCCTTCAAGAATTGCCAAAATCGAGATGGAAGTGGAAATGGAAGGTAATCTCACGCCTCAAGAGCGCGAAAGAATTCTCAAAGCTGCAGAAAGAGCCTGCACAGTCATGAACACTCTGCGCCAGGGCGTGGAACAAATAGAAGCCAGGCTGGCTTTTTAG